The Odocoileus virginianus isolate 20LAN1187 ecotype Illinois chromosome 3, Ovbor_1.2, whole genome shotgun sequence genome includes a window with the following:
- the LOC139034377 gene encoding very long chain fatty acid elongase 6: MRVLTLQEYEFEKQFNENEAIQWMQENWKKSFLFSALYAAFVFGGRHLMNKRAKFELRKPLVLWSLTLAVFSIFGALRTGAYMVYTVMTKGLKHSICDQGFYNGPVSKFWAYAFVLSKAPELGDTIFIILRKQKLIFLHWYHHITVLLYSWYSYKDMVAGGGWFMTMNFSVHSVMYSYYALRAAGFRVSRKFAMFITLSQIVQMLIGCVINYLVFQWMQHEQCHSHFQNIFWSSLMYLSYFVLFCHFFFEAYIGSKLRKARKAD, translated from the coding sequence ATGAGAGTGTTGACTCTACAAGAATATGAATTCGAAAAGCAGTTCAACGAGAATGAAGCCATCCAGTGGATGcaggaaaactggaagaaatctTTCCTGTTTTCCGCTCTGTATGCTGCCTTTGTCTTTGGTGGTCGGCACCTAATGAACAAACGGGCGAAGTTTGAACTGAGGAAGCCATTAGTGCTCTGGTCTCTGACCCTTGCAGTCTTCAGTATATTCGGTGCTCTTCGAACTGGTGCTTATATGGTGTACACTGTGATGACCAAAGGCCTGAAGCATTCAATTTGTGACCAGGGTTTTTACAATGGACCTGTCAGCAAATTCTGGGCTTATGCATTTGTGCTAAGCAAAGCACCCGAACTAGGAGATACAATATTCATCATTCTGCGGAAGCAGAAGCTGATCTTCCTGCACTGGTACCACCACATCACTGTGCTGCTGTATTCCTGGTACTCCTACAAGGACATGGTCGCAGGGGGTGGGTGGTTCATGACGATGAACTTCAGCGTGCACTCTGTGATGTACTCTTACTATGCCTTGCGAGCGGCGGGCTTCCGCGTCTCCCGGAAGTTCGCCATGTTCATCACCCTGTCCCAGATCGTTCAGATGCTGATAGGCTGTGTCATTAACTACCTGGTCTTCCAGTGGATGCAGCATGAGCAGTGCCACTCCCACTTCCAGAACATCTTCTGGTCCTCGCTCATGTACCTCAGCTACTTTGTGCTCTTCTGCCACTTCTTCTTTGAGGCCTACATCGGCAGCAAGCTGAGGAAAGCGAGGAAGGCTGACTAG
- the LOC139034378 gene encoding LOW QUALITY PROTEIN: MAP3K12-binding inhibitory protein 1-like (The sequence of the model RefSeq protein was modified relative to this genomic sequence to represent the inferred CDS: deleted 1 base in 1 codon) — translation MDFSLSEKNPFGILIRIALGTLVLVGAASESVMAAAAELSHPTISDRSLERSCSPNLSRDIVCEVFRSLQNLAGQFAPLKLNLRDDVVKITIDWNKLQSLSALQPAFLFSALEQHVLYLQPFLAKLQPLIKEENATVVEEIGKTETGNKNEVNANFPIGYLEEEEKHKDCDSGDVKKTQIHFDPEVVQIKAGKAEIDRRISAFIERKQAEINENNVREFCNVIDCNQENSCSRTDAIFTPYPGFKSHVKVSRVVNTYGPQTRSEGTQGSGHKPNSMLQDCGNQAVEEQLQNIEAHLRLQTELFWKKKKSSTTSTELFTG, via the exons ATGgatttttctttatctgaaaaaaatccatttggGATTTTAATAAGAATTGCATTGGGCACTTTGGTGTTGGTGGGGGCAGCCTCAGAAAGTGTCATGGCTGCTGCCGCCGAGCTTAGTCACCCGACCATCAGTGACAGGAGCCTGGAGCGGAGCTGCAGCCCCAACCTCTCCCGAGACATAGTCTGTGAAGTCTTTCGCTCCTTGCAAAACCTGGCTGGACAA TTTGCCCCTTTGAAGCTTAACCTCAGAGATGATGTGGTGAAAATTACAATCGATTGGAACAAGCTCCAGAGCCTCTCGGCACTCCAGCCCGCTTTTCTATTTAGTGCACTTGAGCAACACGTTTTATATTTACAGCCTTTTTTAGCAAAACTTCAGCCTCTGATTAAAGAGGAGAATGCAACTGTTGttgaagaaataggaaaaacagaAACGGGGAACAAGAATGAAGTAAATGCCAACTTTCCCATTGGATacctggaagaggaagaaaagcacaAAGACTGTGATTCAGGAGATGTGAAAAAGACACAGATCCATTTTGATCCAGAAGTAGTTCAGATAAAGGCTGGAAAAGCAGAAATTGACAGACGAATATCTGCATTTATTGAAAGAAAGCAAGCTGAAATCAATGAAAACAACGTCAGGGAATTTTGCAATGTTATTGACTGTAATCAAGAAAATAGTTGTTCAAGAACTGATGCGATTTTTACTCCTTACCCTGGGTTTAAAAGTCATGTAAAAGTTTCTAGAGTTGTGAATACATATGGACCACAGACTAGATCTGAAGGAACTCAAGGGTCAGGTCATAAACCTAACAGCATGCTCCAAGATTGTGGTAATCAGGCTGTAGAAGAACAACTACAGAATATCGAGGCTCACTTGCGATTGCAAACAG AACttttctggaaaaagaagaaaagttcaaCCACCTCAACAGAACTATTCACTGGCTGA